The Anas platyrhynchos isolate ZD024472 breed Pekin duck chromosome 3, IASCAAS_PekinDuck_T2T, whole genome shotgun sequence genome includes a window with the following:
- the GALM gene encoding galactose mutarotase, which translates to MAEVKREVFGRMPPEEGGGEVEKFVLQSDSVRVEILSLGCIIAALETKGRDGRFADVVLGFDTLEGYTRKHPFFGAVVGRVANRIAKGRFTVEGKEYQLFLNNGPNSLHGGAKGFDKVLWSPQVVPNGVCFFRLSPDGEEGYPGELKVWVTYTLHGSELAINYRAQSSKTTPVNLTNHAYFNLAGQGSPDIYDHEISIAADSYLPVDDTKIPTGEVAAVQGTAFDLRQPVELGKHLRKFHLDGFDHNFCLPPGRARRLVARAHHPPTGRTVEVHSTQPGLQFYTGNNLDGSLKGKGAATYPKHSAFCLETQHWPDAVNQPHFPSTLLAPGEEYNHTTWFCFGTT; encoded by the exons ATGGCGGAGGTGAAGAGGGAGGTTTTTGGGCGCATGCCCccggaggaaggaggaggggaggtggAGAAGTTCGTGCTGCAGTCGGACAGCGTCAGAGTGGAGATTCTGTCCCTGGGGTGCATAATCGCCGCGCTGGAGACGAAAGGCAGGGACGGGCGGTTTGCGGACGTTGTCCTGGGCTTTGACACGCTGGAAG GTTACACGAGGAAGCACCCCTTCTTCGGAGCCGTGGTGGGGCGCGTGGCCAACAGGATCGCCAAGGGGAGGTTCACCGTGGAGGGCAAGGAGTACCAGCTCTTCCTCAACAACGGGCCCAACTCGCTGCACGGCGGAGCCAAGGGCTTCGACAAG GTTCTCTGGAGCCCCCAGGTCGTCCCAAACGGCGTTTGCTTCTTTCGGCTCAGCCCCGACGGCGAAGAAGGCTACCCCGGGGAGCTGAAGGTCTGGGTCACCTACACGCTGCACGGCAGCGAGCTGGCCATCAACTACCGAGCTCAGAGTAGCAAGACGACGCCCGTCAACCTGACCAACCACGCGTACTTCAACCTGGCAGGGCAG gGCTCACCTGACATCTACGACCACGAGATTTCCATTGCAGCAGATTCCTACCTGCCCGTGGACGACACCAAGATCCCAACCG GGGAGGTGGCTGCCGTGCAGGGCACCGCTTTTGACCTCCGGCAGCCCGTGGAGCTGGGGAAGCACCTGAGGAAGTTCCACCTGGACGGCTTCGACCACAACTTCTGCCTGCCGCCGGGACGGGCTCGACGCCTGGTGGCCAG GGCTCACCACCCACCCACGGGCAGGACCGTGGAGGTTCACAGCACGCAGCCTGGCCTCCAGTTCTACACCGGGAACAACCTGGATGGCTCCCTAAAGGGTAAAGGTGCCGCCACCTACCCCAAACACTCAGCTTTCTGCCTGGAAACCCAGCACTGGCCTGATGCCGTCAACCAG CCTCActtccccagcaccctgctagCACCCGGGGAGGAGTACAACCACACCACCTGGTTCTGTTTCGGCACCACCTGA